AATTCACACACTTACCAGCTGAGCCTAAGGTGCCCCAAGTGATACACTTGCCTTGGGGCCCAAAGATTCAGTAACCAAGAAAAACACACGAATgcaacatttaaaagaaaactaatgtGAAAACCACGACAAACAAAATATCAGGtattaaataaagacaaaatcgCTATCGCTGAACTTTTCACTGAGCgtttttcatttcagtgagttcattcattcattggagtCTCAGGCTCCAACATCGCAGGCAGGGCTGTTACTGGTCCAGCTGGCCTTCCAGGGGAAGGCAAGGGGTCAGTGACCGCTGTGGGACCACACTGGCCTCACGTGTAAATGTGCAACACACTTTCATAGGTAGAGTGAACAATTTTCAATACTAGGTGCCAAAATGGATGCAGACTACTCAGCAGCGGAGTGTGGTCattcactgtatttttattaaaaggaatGGAAGTTTATGAAAGATGAAGGCGATGCCTACCTGCCAGGTAGGAGCATTTATGAGGCCACAGTAACGAAAATGGTGTGTTATTACACAGGGTTAGACAAAAAAGacaatagaacagaatggagaatgAGAAATGGATGACCTAATGTAGGAAATTGGTGTGTGACAGGGACGGCATGGTGCTGGCGCAATTAGCTAGCGGAATGCAAAATATTAGATCCCCGACTCTGTACTGTAAAAACCAGTAAATTCAAGATGGATTAAAATCCCAATATATTATGCACTCGGGAGGTAGGATGAAGACTCTAAAACTACTGGAAGAATATATGAACTTGAGATGGCGAGGATTCCTTGAACAAGACAATAGTACACCGGAGACactgataaataaaaaaagacctcatatgcaaagtataaaagaaaattaggTTTTGCAACACATATAaacaaaggattagtatccagaCTATACCTAAAAAACtacaagtgaaaaaaatagcaaaccaaaaagaaaaatgagcaaaggatatgaGCAATCATTTCAGAGGAAATTCAAATGGCCACTCAGAAAAAGAGGTTTGCCTCACATGTAACCAGATATGCAAATTAAACTATTTTCATGGTCACATAACCGGCAAATTTAAAGTCTGACAATTATTTGCGTTAACTGAGAATGGAGATAGATAAACAGGAATTTCTGTACATTTCTAGTAGAAGTGGAAACTAGGATATCTTTAGTATAATGCATTTGCAATATTAACTTGAAGGTATGCATACCTAATAACctagttaattttatttctaggcAAATACTAGAAAAACACTAGTACATGTGCTCAAGGAACATATGCCAGGGAGCCCACtgcatcagttttgtttttttttagtaaagagtTACAAATCCCCTAAATAtctatcctcaatggggaaatgGATACATTGTGGTAGTCAGACAAAGGAATATTATATCAGTTTTTGTTTAACCATTAGCTTGTTTTATAGAAGAGGGGATGTAGAGGTAATAATGTGAGCAGATCAATTCAAACCTGAGGCTGGGAATAACATCTTTTCCTCCCCATAATACCCCAGGCCAAAATCAAAACTAACCAAACGGCGGATGTGTGGAGGAACGGGTAATGAGGTGGCTGACCCCTCGTGGTGGGTGATATTTGACTCTTTGTGCAACTTcattccccttccccaccttctaAATAGGTAAATCTTAATTTTTGGGTAGATCGCAAGTCAAAACCTGTAAATATCATTCATGGCTCAGCCAACATTCTTCTGAGTTTCCTTCCTTGTAAAAGAGTGTACTGTCTAGTTTCATCCAccaagtcatatatatatatatatatatatatactctctgAGCCTAGTGATCTTTAAACTTCCCAATGTCATAAAACCTTTACTCAAATCAAATCTTAGATGGAATCCCAACAAGTAACAGAAAAAAGCAGAACTGCTACGGAGGTTGAAAAATGGCACCCCTTGTAATTGTAACATTTTAGGGAGTTTGAACTACACgaaaatttttaagattattagtTTgagtatgtataattttaaaatgtgaactcTTCCTGAAATGCTTTTAAGGTTCCTAAAGAACCTGTAACTCCAGGATTAATAGAATCCAGTTACTCTAACAGCATCAGAGTTCTATAATAACGATTGCCAGTCCTACCTAAGATCAATTTCAAcagcaaatattaaatataagtatttaaaataagatttatacTATATTAATTGGCTTAGAAGATGCTTACTCATAGGCAAAATCTCATGAAAATAAACACGGTCCTCTAAATCATGTCACTGTGGAATTTTGCCAAAATAAATTGCACCTCATGACTTCAAGACTTAGTAATGAAACAAAACTCCTCTTCATAGTGAATGCACAAGTGAAAAAGAAGCACAAATGacccaggaaagggaaagaaggtatCAAACTGTTACATTAGAGTAATTCTTGGATTGTACTGGTCCTCTTCACCTCAAATACATGCCCATGTATTTTCATCAGAGTAGATATTATGAGATAATATGTGAAATATTAGAGACAGTAAgagagatagaaaatagaaaataaaagagataaatgtaaaatatatttgttgtaCAGATTTAATTCCTAAAGCAATCACTATTGCCATTATAGACTACAGTTATTAgtcaaggggggaaaaaaatcccaaaagtttGATTCCACCCATATTTGAAAGGTATGGTGCTTTTTTGCTCAACTAGAACAATAAATGATGTATTTAGTTAATAGAAGTGTTTGCCAGGTAgaataaactaaaacaaaataagggGCGGGGGAGAAGAGACCACAGCCAGGAAAACCAGCAAGGAGAGAGAACCAGCACTGATGTAGTCACAGCCCGAAAAGAAACCTATTCTGTATTAGTAGCTACCCTGGTTTACTTCTAGACCACAAGGTAACATACATAAACCAAAACAATGGGCAAAAATAAACACCTGCTTAGCATTTTCATTAAAGCTTATGGAAAAATTCCCCAagttgaatagaaaaaaaatcttaacatagAAAACAATGCAAAACAAATCATTATAATGCCCACTAAGAATTTATTTGCCAAAGTAAGTAACCCTGCGAAttgctttgaaataaattttggtCGTAATGATTATTACATTAGTATTTCACTACCTTACGAATACAATGGATTTTCTGCACTGTGCATTGTTAgtgtgtgaaaaaaaattacaatatgtGATTTACTATTTAGCCACCCAAAACAAAATGTGTTCTAAAATCTTTTATCAAATGCAAACACAAAGGCAATTTAGAAGAGAAATGTGAATTTGAGAAGTCACTGAAAAATGGGATCTAAATTCAAGACCAGAAAGTATGATTTGGCTAGCAAAAGAAATTCAATGGGCAAGTTCCGGTTAATTTCTGTGACTGAAGCTGAATAAAAACTCAGTTTAACTCCAGCAACATAGATCGATGCTCTGCTTTGACTGTATACTTTCCCACATCCGgaaaacacacacatttgtttTCTGATGACCAATTTGTTGTCTGAAAACAAAAACGCCGCTCATAACATCAAAATACTTATTTACTTGTTAGTGCATGGTCTCATTCCATCAAGTATTTCAGGTAATTTAGTTTGGAATATAAACCAGTGAGACTCTAAATTCTGGCTCAAATGTTGGGCTAATATTATCAAAACATCGCTCCTCAACTGATACCATTTCCCTGGTcattaaaagacattttgaagactagctaggagaaaaacaaaacaaaaacagacctCAGAGAGCATGACAGCACCCTCTTTTCACATAGGAAGATTGATTCATTATATGGAAACTTCAtcttagttttaaattttgctaCAGTTTCTTATGAAGACCAAgtgtctagttaggtggctggaGAGCCTGCCAAACACTATGAAAAGACATCAAAACCCAAATGAATCCCCCACATCTGAAAATAAAACCGACGTAAGGACTGAAGGAGAATTCAGAGTTGCCGTCGCTTTTTAACTagacacatttaaaacaaaaagctcaagaaatgagtgggtttttttttccaagtaataactgtcttaagtaaatattttaattaccaaGCCTCATAATTGGGCAAGAAACACGAGACAGAAAttatgagtgtttttttttttaatgcctccaAGGCAACTTTACTCAACTCCGTTGAATGTTCAGAAAATCGAAAAACCTAACAGAAAAACTTCAACATAAAAGCCCTGATTTATTTAATggtcattaaaaaacaaaaagtcctaTCTTTATCTGGGCAACCCAACGTGACATCTCAAATCGTTTTGTGGCAAAAcgattttatttcaaataacacGAATCTACACTGAAGACATCTTAAAAGACTAGAGTGATCTGAATATATGCAATATGAAAACCAAACTCTCTTGTTAACCACAAAACAGGAGTTTCCCAAATTGAAACCCATCACAGTTATTCCctgataaaatacaaaattaaagatTCCACCTTGTTCATCTTGCTAAGCAGAACAGTGACCACAGTCACCATCTCCCCCCAGCTAAATTTTATGCCGAAGTGTGATAGCTGTCGCTTACACTTAGCGAGCTGTGTGCTGAACCAGCCGCTTTCGTGGAGCACCACATAAATCTTTCGCCTTCTACCATTTCTACTTGAAAGAGTGACTGACAGACTATGGTGATTCAGCAGACATTTTCTCGGAAGTAAATGAAGTAAGCCTGTCactcaaggaaaacaactgacaatATTTGGTGCCAGCGACAAAATCTCacctttcaaatgaaaattagaattttgaaaaatctgtATCCATTGCCGTGAGCTTGACAGCTTCCCGATACTTGAAAGATTTTTTCTGATGAGATCagttatattaagaaaaaaaatttaaacactgtATAATAACATGTCAATATTCTGAAGAACCGCATAATTCAatgaaccagtattttccaaacgATCAATGCATGATGTTACCAAATCATGTCAAAGTAGGACATCCATTCAAAACTCCCAACAAGATAGATCAAATGGGTTTTAATGTAAGAGTACAAAGTGGACTGACAGTTTCAGACTGCACCTAACCTTTAAGAAATGAATCAAACAGAATAGTCACAATTACCTGAagctattaaaatactcttttctaaatatgtatttgtgtgaAGCCAGATTTCTTCGTATACTTCCAACGAAGCACCACATTGCAACAAAATGAACGCACAatcagatatgagaatccagcccAACATTAAAGGGTTTACAAAAACGAAAACCACGGCTACTTGTCACactaagttttttaaatttggaaaataactatttttcataaaacaatgCTATTTATGTTACCAGGcaatggtttcattttttaatgattgaaGTAGTATGTAAAATTTCTTGGCTTTAATTTCTaatgtgataaataaaataaataaaataaaacccataaaAGCAAAAGTTCTTTGGGatctttaatctttaaaaatataaatggaaaaaagaatataaacagcTCGACTAGAAGACTGAGATTAGTAAAGACTGAGTTCaggtttttcttttgctaattcaCACATTATTCGTATTTCAAGGGTCACTAAACCACCTGAAAAAGGTTTTTTGaaacggcaaaaaaaaaaaaaaaaaaaaaaggttttggagTGAAGAGGGGGTTAATTAGTACTGTCCTATACAGTTTGGTTAATTCCCCTCTGGAATTACAATTCACCTACATGGTTTTGTATGaaacatttcacaataaatattccaactatgtaaaatgtttaaaaattacattcaaaactggacttttacttttaaaaatcataccaaATAGTAATATGTCACATTGTTTTTATCAATTCTTTATTTAGGTAACAAGTTGGTTATGTTCACTGCATTGTATGAAACATCACAATATCATACGGGAAAGGTACTATCAGTACAGGGTTGGATCAGAGTAGACAGTCTGAACAATAAACCATTTTGCATTCTTCATTCCCTATCTTTTTACAACCCCCCAAACCCAGTAAAGGGACAGATAGCTTTTAACATCATCATGTAAAGCACTTTAACTTACAAGGCTAAAatctaaagaataaataaaatatattgtggcAATAATTCCTTTTAGACCAAAAATCAGGTGCACAATAAATCAAATGATCAGGAAAGCGGTCTGCATTCAAATGTGTGGCTCTCCAgaaacagcttcaggaaaatGTTACAGAAAAGGTCATGAATTCCATTTCACACAGGACCAGATGATGACTCATTTTAACTACACACAAGGGCAATTACATCCCGCTGAAACACAATTTAAACATATAGGAAAATGTTTACAAAGCATCCACAACATGTAAACCATGTACAAATGGATACATTCATTGCTTCTCTACCCCGATAGCttcttttccataaatattttactcTTCATGTTCAGCATTAATTGGATTTACTACATGCAAAACTCAAAAAGAATTCAAGAATTCAAGGTtattgtaaaaatagaattaaaataataatcttcaAGTACCTTATGTGACAGCCACTCTGTACCGTGCCCAATGTTATAAAATGAAAGGTTACTGAACCCATGAAAatatctctgtaatatttccttAGAtctaaaatagataattttaaatgtatttatagtCATTTCAATGTGATATTCTGAGCTTTGAAAATAAcgtaaacaattaaaaattataccaaattACACACAAAACTTGTATCTTAAAAgctgaaaaattaaaactatagaaACCCACATGTAAAACAGAAATCACAATTTACATTATAAAGGCAAatctcatcatttaaaaaatttgcagCAGTGAGATGTCAAAGCAAATTATAAATAGCCATAAATTAATCCATTTGGTTTCAAAAGATTTTCTAGTGAGAGTTGAAGGATGTAGTAGGTACATGCATAAAATTTGTAAGGGTTTTATAATATTATTGCCAAATACACTTTATCTTGAAAAGCAGGCAACGTTACAATTTGGACATTATTGGAGAACCCAGTTTGGTAATACaggtaaaattagaaaaaaaattaaataacaattaataataaatatatatcctaTAGTAAATTGCTCAAAGGAAATTTCAAGCCACAGAGCTGCAAAAAGGCTTCCAACTTGGTGAATTGAGAAAGGAACATCCCATACAATTCTTTACTCTTACATGCTTATATGTTGTGTGTCttgtctaaaaacaaaacaaaaacaaaaacaaaaacataatgtaTCTTCAGAGTACGGCTAACTATATTCCCATGCACCTCAGGCAGAGTTTGGGACTTGTGGTGAAATAACTCCCGTTGGTTCCTAGGGCCCAAAGTTCAATACAGACGGAACCAGTATGCCTGAGGTCGGCAAAAAATACTGTAGGACAGGCAATGCTACACGTGGCAATTatcagaaaacacaaatatgaaCATATGATGGGAAATGCTAATGATTTTCTGCTCATATCACAAAACGCTGGGAAATCCACAAGAATATTTTTCCCTTGTATTGAAGAAAATTGtgattaaaagtttttttttttcccccaattttcaGAATCAAAAGCATTTTAGAAGGTTTATAAGGCTACCATGGGTCTTCTAGATCTCCAGCACCctacaggaagagaaaaggaagaatattattattatttacctcCACCACTTCCAGGTTGGAttgaatttcaaaagaaaacaaaatcagatgAACAAATtaccttcctttctttgtttgaAAAGGCACTTTTACAGAGAGGTGTGTGTAATGTatactgtgtgtatatacatggaTCTACCTAATACAGATAGAAAattggttggatttttttttcctcccctctccaccaaatgccttcctctttctcaaaccacttaaaaatattctGGCATTggaaaaatagatcaaagacaTCAGCTACATCCAAAGACCCAAAGTTTCAACTTAGGGCACCTTAAGCAACTTTAGATACATgataaatataaacatgaatCAGGAAAGTTAATGTTCTAcattcacaaaatatttaagaaatattttcccatGTGACTGATAGCCACCTGTATCTTAAAAACctattttaacaaaaacaaaactcatctcTGCCACTATTTAAAATATCCTGTAATTCTTGCATTTCTTAGTATCTGATGACTACTTATAGCAAAGAGGACTGTCTTGCAATCCTTAAAACGCCCATCATGGCAACTCTCTGCCATGTCTATGTGTGTCCATACTGACCCAAGATTAATATTTTGTATCACAAAAAGGGGATAAGAAACAGAATGGATTTGAGTAAGCAAGACttctcaaaatgttttcttttaatgacaAAAGCCAAGCCAAAAGTTTCCTAAATTTTCTATCAATACAAATGAATTTCTACTGGGTATTTTTCCAATATACCAAACCtggttgtttaaaaattttttttaatttaaaaataagtacaacATGCATAGATTATTCCACATCACATGCTTTATTTGGACTTGAACACTTATAATTTCATTCTAAACACTTGGTTGACATCCATTTTGATGTATGTAGTTAGGCTATACAGAACATACAAACCAAAGCTGTAATAATACATAGGTTTTTCAAAAATTAGGTTTCAATAAAGaatacagagaaaggaaaaataaccacACATCCAACAGCTCAGAAcgtctaaaaataaaactacagagaTGTAAAATATAAACAAGTCAAAGAACACACAAATTATcatccttggggaaaaaaaaaatacaggccaGCATCTGCCATTCTTTGACGAACtaaaatcactaaagaaaacacaaattttttaCAAAGCTAACTATGAGTGTactaatatgtaaaataatgtgaAGCAGTAGAATTCTACATTTACAAGTTTTTCCACAATATAATGTCATCTTGCTTATCAGTAAGTAATCTCTAATCTTATCTAGTATGAAGTTAACTACTGATTTGAGTAACTAGTAGCCTCATTTCTGGCATACAATATGAAAtgacatataattttattaaattcaacgTACTATAAATAGTCCATTTTAAACTATCTGATAAAGGTGTATGCAAAGGCCTTCTTAAAAAACAAGGCTATATGAATGTAATAAAACTAGTTTACCAAGATTCAAATAACAAAACGGTTCTATAAACGCATACATTATACTTCCTAAGTAAAAACCAGCAAATCAAAAGATCACAGAAATATTACCACGAAGTCAAGTCATATTTGTTCACCACTCATCTTTGTCCCTGCATCTTCATTATAGCTGTCTAATTCAGCAAGAGCACTGTTTGATTCAGTATGGCTTGCCTGCATTGTCACTGGGCTTCCAGCATCACTGTTCGAAGAAGTAGCTGAGGCAGCTGGGTCAGCAgggctttcttctccctctactttAGCTAGCCTGTAACTAGTCAGCATCTCCTCCAGAAGTTGTCGGTAGTTTCCCCTATGATTAATTCTCATTTGCCTGAGAGCTTCCACCAATTTTCCCTGTGATCCACTTTCCTCGGCTTCCTCGGAggcctttttttaagattcaagaCCCCAGTGTCAGTAGACAAACTAGGATATATCACATGTATTTCATAACATAATCACAGCAACACACTCATTTCTCTACCACGAGTAATAGAGTCTAAGCATGagaacatttcattaaaaagtatCAAGTCTTACTTGTGTCAATAAAAATTTCCACTTGAAATATCAAGTTAATTTTAGCAAATTATCATGAACTAGTTTACATCTTATTTCACACTGGCATTTGAAGCTTCCTCTGAAATTTACTCCACTATTAGAATTCGACAGCAACACAAGCATTTCCTAAAACTGACTtgcttaacagaaaaaaaacagtaattggCTAGAATGATTTAGTACAAAAGGAAATTAGTGTTTAAAGCAACAGGAGAGGACAGAAAAGCAGGCCATTAGAACATTAGTTTCTTCATCACTGCTGCTAAATGATAGGTAAGGAGAGGAGGTACAAAATGTAGAACTATATAAATTTAAACTGGATTTTCGGgaaattttaatgcttttgtgGGTAAgactttaatttcctctttgttcttacatattttaataaaaacatttctatatcaaaataaattattttaaacatgatAATAAGATATGAACAGGAAACTActcaatcctttttttattttattaaattttggaaaacttacAGGTTTCTACAATAGCAGCTACTTAATCTCATTAGCAGAACAAGCTCTAACATCGAAGCTGATCACAGTTAAGCTGACGGTCGAAAAGCAAGACAACCTTGCACTGTGTGCCTCCTGATGTGATGCATTAAGGAGTGCAGAACCATGTCCTATGTTCTTgccaaaaaatgtttaacataaaTCTAATAAAGCAAATTCCCAATTTACAGGAAAACAGGGAACAGAGGATCGCGTTAAAGGACACAACAAGAAAACAATCATATGATCCAGAATGTAGGACATCCTATTCAAAGCTGGCTCAGATTCTTCTTTTTCAgtggcaaggggaa
Above is a window of Halichoerus grypus chromosome 10, mHalGry1.hap1.1, whole genome shotgun sequence DNA encoding:
- the PPM1B gene encoding protein phosphatase 1B isoform X4, whose product is MSIVLVCFSNAPKVSDEAVRKDSELDKHLESRVEEIMEKSGEEGMPDLAHVMRILSAENIPNLPPGGGLAGKRNVIEAVYSRLNPHRESDGASEEAEESGSQGKLVEALRQMRINHRGNYRQLLEEMLTSYRLAKVEGEESPADPAASATSSNSDAGSPVTMQASHTESNSALAELDSYNEDAGTKMSGEQI